Proteins from one Natrinema salinisoli genomic window:
- the gdhB gene encoding glutamate dehydrogenase GdhB yields the protein MSSQDRSSPPTREATAGSTDPETALETARRQLERVAAQLDVDDAALERLQHPTAVHEVTVPLERDDGSVEVFTGYRAHHDSVRGPYKGGLRYHPDVTRDECVGLSMWMTWKCAVMDLPFGGAKGGIVVDPKSLSDDEKERLTRRFTQEIRDVIGPNTDIPAPDMGTDPQTMAWLMDAYSMQEGETIPGVVTGKPPVVGGSYGREEAPGRSVAIVTRETCEYYEYPLSETTVAVQGFGSVGANAARLLEAWGATIVAVSDVNGAVYDPNGIDVGAIPSHDEEPEAVTQFAATLDGGPDGPRRISNEELLELDVDVLVPAAVGNVITADNADTVRADIVVEGANGPTTFAADTILEERGIHVIPDILANAGGVTVSYFEWLQDINRRAWSLERVNEELESEMVTAWTALRDEVERRDVTWRDAAYAVALDRIAEAHEMRGLWP from the coding sequence ATGTCCTCTCAGGACCGTTCTTCACCACCGACCCGAGAAGCGACGGCCGGATCGACCGACCCCGAAACCGCCCTCGAGACCGCGCGCCGACAGCTCGAGCGCGTCGCCGCGCAGTTGGACGTCGACGACGCCGCCCTCGAGCGCCTCCAGCATCCCACGGCGGTCCACGAAGTGACGGTTCCGCTCGAGCGCGACGACGGGTCGGTCGAGGTCTTCACCGGCTACCGGGCCCACCACGACAGCGTCCGCGGGCCCTACAAGGGCGGACTGCGCTACCACCCCGACGTGACCCGCGACGAGTGCGTCGGCCTGTCGATGTGGATGACCTGGAAGTGTGCGGTGATGGATCTCCCCTTCGGCGGCGCGAAAGGCGGCATCGTCGTCGACCCCAAGTCGCTGAGCGACGACGAGAAAGAACGACTCACGCGTCGGTTCACGCAGGAGATCCGCGACGTAATCGGCCCGAACACGGACATTCCGGCGCCCGACATGGGCACCGACCCGCAAACGATGGCCTGGCTGATGGACGCCTACAGCATGCAGGAAGGCGAGACCATCCCCGGCGTCGTCACCGGCAAGCCGCCGGTCGTCGGCGGCAGCTACGGCCGCGAAGAAGCGCCCGGCCGGAGCGTCGCCATCGTCACCCGGGAGACCTGCGAGTACTACGAGTACCCGCTGTCCGAGACGACCGTCGCAGTCCAGGGCTTCGGTAGCGTCGGCGCGAACGCCGCCCGCTTGCTCGAGGCGTGGGGCGCGACGATCGTCGCTGTCAGCGACGTCAACGGGGCCGTCTACGACCCGAACGGAATCGACGTCGGGGCGATCCCTTCCCACGACGAGGAGCCGGAAGCCGTCACGCAGTTCGCGGCCACCCTCGATGGGGGACCCGACGGACCGCGCCGGATCTCGAACGAGGAACTTCTCGAGCTCGACGTCGACGTCCTCGTTCCGGCCGCCGTCGGCAACGTCATCACCGCGGACAACGCCGACACCGTGCGGGCCGACATCGTCGTCGAAGGCGCGAACGGGCCGACGACCTTCGCCGCCGACACCATCCTCGAGGAGCGCGGCATCCACGTGATCCCGGACATCCTCGCGAACGCCGGCGGCGTCACGGTCAGCTACTTCGAGTGGCTCCAGGACATCAACCGCCGCGCGTGGTCCCTCGAGCGGGTCAACGAGGAACTCGAGTCCGAAATGGTGACGGCCTGGACCGCGCTGAGAGACGAGGTCGAGCGGCGGGACGTGACGTGGCGCGACGCCGCGTACGCGGTCGCGCTCGATCGAATCGCTGAAGCACACGAGATGCGCGGGCTCTGGCCGTAA
- a CDS encoding rubrerythrin-like domain-containing protein: MTYKDAELDPEAESTYECFDCGTVVRTSESNTCPECGAEMRNRRTPIE, encoded by the coding sequence ATGACTTACAAAGACGCCGAACTCGACCCCGAGGCGGAATCGACCTACGAGTGCTTCGATTGCGGAACCGTCGTCCGGACGTCCGAGTCGAACACCTGTCCCGAGTGCGGTGCCGAGATGCGTAATCGACGGACACCGATCGAGTAA